The DNA sequence AGTTTTTGTCGAGAAGAGATGGGTGAAGTGTTAAAAAGTTCAACGTTCTCATCTAGCCCAAGTGACAAAATGAAATGGTGCCTGAGGGTACATCCGAAAGGATCAGATGATGAAAGTAAAGACTACTTGTCCTTATATTTGCTTTCAGTCAGCTGCCCAAAAAGTGAAGTTCGAGCAAAATTCAAATGTTCCCTTCTGAACGCGAAAAGGGAAGAAACAAACGCAATGGAAAGCCAAAGAGCATATCGATTTGTACAAGGAAAGGACTggggttttaaaaaattcattcgaAGGGATTTTTTGCTTGATGAAGCTAATGGTCTTTTACCAGATGACAAGCTTACATTATTTTGTGAGGCGAGTGTGGTCCAAGATTCAGGAAATATATCAGGGCATACTAATACAAATAATTTGAAGGTTCCTGAATGTCGACTAGCAGAAGATTTAGGTAatcttattaatttaaaattaagagagagagagagagaggccttccCCGCCCAGCCTCaagccctcctgcaggccctgggtgtCTGGGGTGCCACGGAGAGGCTATGGACCCAAAGTGAGAAGCTGTGCAGGTCCCCGAGGTGCAGGGCCTGCATCCgggactggttgcctccaacatgagctcccctcccccgccacacacacacacacacacacccaggtcctgggatggagcctgcaaccgagatacatgcttGTGACCAGAATCACACTCAGGACCCTTTCATCCCGGGGCAGATGCTTTATTGGCTGAGTCAAACCCACAAGGGTTGACagccatgttttgttttttaatatttattgatagcagaaaaggagggagagggagaaacatcaatgaggaaccattgaccagctgcctccagcacgccccacacTTGAGATTGAGCCTACAGACCAGgcacttgccctgaccgggaatccagccctgatctcctggttcataggttgatgttcaacccctgagccaagTCACACCTTCCATTTCAGATTCCACCCTCACTCACCCCAATCCTCAGCCCTCAACCTGCACCCAACAGACCAACACTTTCCCAAGGTGTCATGGAAATGAGCTCCTAGAAACGTACAATGAACAGGACATCAGCCACACACACAGACTTGCCCAGGTGGGGTctcctgcagcccagccagcTCCTGCCCAGCTGGAGTCACAGCCATCCCAGACCTTCTGGGGCCTGAGAGACCCCCTATCTCTGTCCCGGGGAACCCTCTCCTCACAGCCAAGCCTACACGCACATGCCTGTGCACACGCCCACACACACAACGGGAACGTTGCCTTTCCTTCCCCAAACTCACCTCCTCAGACACAGACGTTCACACTGGGTGATCCTGGCCCAACACTGAGCTGCTGTGGGGCTTGGCTGCCGGCTCTGGTGCCTCTGAGGTGCTTCCCAAGGCTCCTCCCCTTTTATAGGGTCTGAG is a window from the Eptesicus fuscus isolate TK198812 chromosome 21, DD_ASM_mEF_20220401, whole genome shotgun sequence genome containing:
- the LOC129147578 gene encoding speckle-type POZ protein-like is translated as MSGEPTPPLPGDTSAAPMAESWCYTQVKVVKCSYLWTINNFSFCREEMGEVLKSSTFSSSPSDKMKWCLRVHPKGSDDESKDYLSLYLLSVSCPKSEVRAKFKCSLLNAKREETNAMESQRAYRFVQGKDWGFKKFIRRDFLLDEANGLLPDDKLTLFCEASVVQDSGNISGHTNTNNLKVPECRLAEDLALVSLQLLRMCSCCY